TTTCCTGAAAACACACGGCATCCCGGTCTGACACAAAACCTGTGGCGAGGGGATTTATCCCCGTTCGGCGACGCAGTCGTCGCAAAACCGGTGCCCGCAATCTGTCTGTGATAATGCAATTGCCGGATTTGGGGCTGCTGTGCAGCCCAACGGGGATAAATCCCCTCGCCACAAAAGCAATGCACACCAGTGTGTTTATCGTGGGAACGATCTTCGCGCGGCAATGATCTAGTCTTGGCAAGCCCCAGGGAGAGATCGCCATGCACCGCTTCTTCGAACAGCTCAGCTCGCGCATTGCCGCCCCCTTCATCGGCGAGCGTTCGCGCAACAGCAAGGTCTGGCATTGCCGCTGTGGGCAGTCGCTGTTCTTTCGCAACAGCCAGTGCCTGGCCTGTTCAGCGGCATTGGGCTATCAGCCTGAACACAGTCGCTTGTCGTCGCTGCAACCCGGCTTGCACGCGGACACCTGGATTCTCGATGCCGATCCAGACGCCGGTGTGTTCCGCCGCTGCGCCAATCTCGATTCCCCTGCCGCGTGCAACTGGCTGTTGCCCGCCAACGACCATGATGCGTTATGTATCGCCTGTAGCCTGAATCGCACCATTCCTGATTTATCGATTCCTGAAAATCACGAACGCTGGCGCAAAGTCGAAACCGCCAAGCGTCGGCTGGTCGCGCAGTTGGTCAGCCTGGGGTTGCAGGTCATCCCCAAAACCGTGGACGAAGAGACCGGACTGGCCTTCGATTTCATGGGTGTCGATCTCGAAGGCAAACCGCCGACCACCGGTCATGCCAACGGCCTGATCACCCTTGATATCAAGGAAGCCGACGACGCCCACCGCGAGCAGGTCCGGGTGCAAATGCACGAACCCTATCGCACGCTGCTCGGGCACTTTCGTCATGAAGTCGGGCACTATTACTGGGATCGGCTGATCGCCAGCGGCCAGTGGCTGGAACCGTTTCGCAACCTGTTTGGTGATGAGCGCGCGAGTTACGCCGATGCCCTTGATCGCCATTACCAGCAAGGCGCGCCGCTCGACTGGCAGCAACAGTTCGTCAGCGCCTACGCCACCATGCATCCATGGGAAGACTGGGCAGAAACCTGGGCGCATTACCTGCACATGATGGACGCGGTGGACACGGCCCTGGGTTTCGGCATGAGCGCGCGGGACATGGATTTCGACTACCAGCCGTTCCCGCTCGACACGCTCTACGATCCGCAACATCCTGGCGGCGCGGCGTTCCTGTCCTTCGTCAATGCCTGGATCGAACTGGCCGGGATGCTCAACGAACTGTCGCGCAGCATGGGCCAGCCGGATTTCTATCCATTCGTCCTGCCGCTGGCGGTAATCGCCAAGTTGCACTTCATTCACCTGGTGATCCAGCAGGAGGGTGGCAGGGCGGATGAGGTGTTGGCGCAATAGGATTTTCAGGCGTACCGCATGTCCTTGAAGCCGTTCATATTTTTAATCCACTCGAACGGTTGTAACTTCGTCTCAGACAGGTACAATGGCGCGGTTCGCCGTCAGGTGAGCGTCGTTATGGTGACCCCATCGGTCCCCCCGCAACGATTACCCGTGAACCTGGTCAGATCCGGAAGGAAGCAGCCACAGCGGGAACATTGTGTGCCGGGGTGTGGCTGGTGGGGTTGCCTCCATAACGCCTCGCGAGCCTTCTCTCGCGTTATCCATCAAAAAAACCGTCTTGTCGCTCTGCCATGGATTTCATCCAGGGCGGATTTTCGTCGTTTGCGTTTTTGAAAAGCGGACGCAAAAAAAGGAGGCCGACCTGTCGAATCACGACAAGTCGGCCTCCTTTTTTCATTTCTGCCACTAAGGCTTGGACAAGGCCTGGTCAACCGCTGCAATCAGCTTTCCCAGATCCTTCGGGGTGGCCTTGTGTATGACTGCGAACAGGTACGCCCGCTGTTCGTCTTCGTCGCCCATATCTGCGAAAAAGGCTTTCAGCTTCACGTCCAGCACGTCGGCAAGCAGGAACAGAGCTTCCACGCTGGGAGTGTAGGTGCCGGTTTCGAAGCGGCTGATGGTTTTGGGGTCAAAACCGGTTTTTTCGCCGAGTTCAGCCTGAGTAAGCCCCGCGACCTTGCGGTAACGCCGGATGGCTGGACCCAAACTTGAAATTTGCATCGCTCAATTCCCATTTAGAATCAAGAACTTAACGATAGATTTTTGCATTAGACAACTGCATGATCCATCACCTTGCTTTGCAAAATGTGATGCATTTCGTAGAATCGCCGATCCAAAGGGGTATTCGGTGATCTGTTTTCGGAAGTTCGGCTGATATGGATGAGCCCGCATTGCGCTCCTGCGAGCGGTATGCGGAGCCGTGATGCGATCCTGAGGCCTTGCAAAATGTTACCGAAATCGTTGTTCCTGCCCTTTATCAGGGTCTTTGAGCCTAGTTGATCTTCGGCTGCCAATGGGCCATCAATCGCTGTAAATGGAGTGATCACGTGGCTCTGCGCAGGACGATTCAAAACATCTCTTCCGGGCATTGTGCGCTGGTCGAGCGGTACCACCGCTAGCGACAGTGAGCCTGACTCATGGATGAGAAATACCGCAGGGCCGTGGATGCCGCCGCCATTTTTTCCGAGACGGACCTGACCGGCCGGATTACCTACGTCAACGATCAGTTTTGCGCCGTATCCGGCTATAGCCGCGACGAACTGCTCGGGCAGAACCATCGCCTGCTCAACTCCGGTCTGCACTCCGCTGATTTTTTTGCCGGGATGTGGCGCACCATCGCGTTGGGCAATGTCTGGAAGGGCGAGATCTGCAATCGCGCCAAGGATGGCCGTCTGTATTGGGTTGAAAGCACGCTGGTGCCGGTGCTGGATGACGCCACCGGGCGGATTCACCGTTACCTGGCGATTCGCTTCGACATCAGCGAAAAACGCCAACTGTTGCATTCCTTGCAATGGCGAGTCGGCCATGACGTGCTGACCGGTCTGCCCAACCGCGCGTTTCTCTCGGATCTGCTGGATCAGGCGCTGGCTTTCTCCCGCGAGGAAAACATTCCGCTGGCGGTGTGCATGCTCGACCTCGACGGCTTCAAGGCGGTCAACGACGGCTACGGGCACGCCAGTGGCGATTTGCTGCTGGTGGAGGTGGCCAAGCGTTTGCGCGACATCGTTCGCAGCGAGGATGTAGTGGCGCGGCTCGCCGGTGACGAGTTCGTGCTGGTGTTGCGTTATGTGCGTGATGTGCCGGAGCTGCGTGCGGCGCTGAACCGCGTGCTGGGGGCGATTTCCGCACCGTACGCGCTGCAGGGCAAGGTCTTGAATGTCTATGCCAGCATCGGCGTCACCCTGTTTCCCCACGACAATGAAGATGCCGAAACCTTGCTGCGTCATGCCGATCAGGCCATGTACGTGGCCAAGCAGAGCGGGCGCAATCGCTTCCATTTGTTCGATGTGTTCCGGGATCAAGAGGTCAAGGCCACTCACCAGACCGTCGAACGGGTACGCCAGGCGCTGGCCGCCGGTGAGCTGCGCCTGTATTTCCAGCCCAAGGTCAATATGCGTCATGGTGTTGTCGTTGGCTTCGAGGCGCTGTTGCGCTGGGAGCACCCGCAAAACGGTACGGTGCCGGCCCGGGAGTTTCTGCCGCTGGTGGAGGAAACGGACCTGATCATCGATATTGGTGAATGGGTGATGGATCAGGTGTTGCTGCAGCTGGATCGCTGGCAGCAAGCGGGGCAGAGCTGGCCGATCAGCGTCCACATTGCCGCCCGGCATTTTCAGCGGGCCGATTTCGTCGATCGCCTCAGCCAGGTGCTCGCCCGGCATGCCCGGGTCGCGCCGCAGATGCTCGACCTGGAAATCGTCGAGTCGGTGGCCATCGAAAACATCCAGCATGTCAGCGCTTGTTTGCAGGCCTGTCAGGCCCTCGGGGTGCAGTTTTCATTGGGTGACTTTGGCACCGGGTATTCATCGCTGAGCTACCTCAAGCGCTTGCGCACCCAGACCATCAAGATCGACAAGTCGTTCATCCGCGACATTCTGCATGATCACGATGACCTGGCCCTGACCACGGCGGTCATTGGCCTGGCCCGGGCGTTTGGCCGGCAGGTGATCGCCGAGGGGCTGGAAAGCATTGAGCATGGTGAGCGGCTGTTGCAACTGGGGTGCGAGGTTGCCCAGGGCTATTTCATCGCCCGGCCGATGCCGGCAGCGGAGGTGCCGGAGTGGGTCGAAGGGTTTGTTGCGCCGCAGCAATGGCGGGGGGCTTGATCAAATCTCCCGACTTCGTTTGTCAGGCATGTGGGAGCGAGCGGTTTCAGGGTTTACCAACATAAAGCCGGATGATGTCATCGATTTCCCCGGACATTTTCATCCTCAGCAGGGTGCGCAGGATTCGCTGCACCGGCACTTTCGGATCGTTGCGCACGTAGCAACCGACACTCTGCTCCTGCAGCACCGCCACGCCTTGCAGTTGCCGCTCAGGCAGCAAGCGTTGATTGAACCAGTCCAGCGTCCACTGGTTACTCACGGCATAGCGATAGCGTCCGGCCAGAAGCTTTTCCAGCACTTGTTCCTGGTTGCGCGCGTCTTCGCGAAGCAGGTGGCTGGCGTCGAACAGCGGTTGCAGGGTCGGGTAGCTGTAACCGAGCACCGTACCGATGGTTTGTCGCGGCAAGTTTGCCGGAGTCACCGCGATCTGCGGTTGTCGCCGGCTGATCAGCACGTCGGGCTGGGTCCAGAGTGGAATGCTCCAGAGGTAGTTCCCTGACTGATTCGGCAGCCACGATTGCGCGGCATAGCAGCGGACATCGACCTCGCCGTGTTCCATTGCGCCTTGCACCCGCGCTCGGGGCAGTACGTGAAATTCGGCCGGAACGCCGACCTGGGTGGCGAGGCTGACCATCACGTCATGCAGGATGCCCTGGGTCGGCTGGCCGCGCTCCAGTTGCACCATCGGCATCGCCCAGCTATCAGGCACCACGAAGCGCAACGGCGTTTCGGCAGCCGCGACGTTCAGACTCATCAACAGCAGTGCCCCCAAGGCCAGCCGCATAAACGCTCCGGTACTGATGAAACCCGAGCCGATAAAAGCCCCAAAGTGCATCTTAGCCAGATTAGACGAGCGCGCCGGATGCAATTTTGGCCTTGCTCCGCTAGCATTAGCCGCTTGTGTTCCTTCGTGGCGACGGTTTTCGATGAGTTATCAGGTTCTTGCACGTAAATGGCGTCCGCGCTCGTTCCGCGAAATGGTCGGCCAGACCCATGTGCTCAAGGCTCTGATCAATGCCTTGGACAGCCAGCGGCTGCACCACGCCTACCTGTTTACCGGGACGCGCGGGGTCGGCAAGACCACCATCGCGCGGATCATCGCCAAATGCCTGAACTGTGAAACAGGTATCACTTCGACGCCCTGTGGCGAGTGCTCGGTGTGCCGTGAGATCGATGAAGGCCGCTTCGTCGACCTGATCGAGATCGACGCCGCGAGCCGGACCAAGGTCGAGGACACCCGTGAGCTGCTCGATAACGTGCAGTACGCCCCTAGCCGCGGGCGCTTCAAGGTCTACCTGATCGACGAAGTGCACATGCTTTCCAGCCATTCCTTCAATGCGCTGCTGAAAACCCTTGAAGAGCCGCCGCCCTACGTCAAATTCATTCTGGCGACGACTGACCCGCAGAAACTTCCTGCAACCATTCTTTCGCGGTGTCTGCAGTTCTCCCTGAAAAACATGACCCCGGAACGTGTGGTCGAGCATTTGACCCACGTGCTGGGCGTCGAGAACGTGCCGTTCGAAGACGACGCGCTGTGGCTGCTGGGCCGCGCCGCCGATGGCTCGATGCGCGACGCCATGAGCCTCACCGATCAGGCGATCGCCTTCGGTGAAGGCAAAGTCATGGCCGCCGACGTGCGGGCAATGCTCGGCACGCTTGATCACGGCCAGGTGTATGACGTTTTGCATGCGCTGATCGAAGGCGACGCCAAGGCGTTGCTCGAAGCCGTGCGTCATCTGGCCGAACAAGGCCCCGACTGGAATGGCGTGCTCTCGGAAATTCTTAACGTATTGCACCGTGTCGCCATCGCCCAGGCCTTGCCTGAAGGCGTCGACAACGGCCACGGCGACCGCGACCGAGTGTTGGCGCTGGCCCAGGCCTTGCCGGCCGAAGACGTGCAGTTCTACTACCAGATGGGCCTGATCGGCCGCCGCGACTTGCCGCTGGCGCCGGATCCGCGTGGTGGGTTTGAAATGGTCCTGCTGCGAATGCTGGCGTTCCGGCCCGCAGACACCGAAGACGCACCGAGGCAACCGCTAAAGCCAGTGGGGATCAGCCAGGCCACAGTTGATTCCGCAAACTCAGTGGCTGCCGCGCCGGTTGTTGCGGCGGTAGTCGCTGCGGCAGTTGCACCCGTCGCTGCGGCAGTTGCTCCAGCTCCAGCTCCCGCTCCCGCGCCGGTCGCGCCCGTTGTCGTGCCTGACCCGGTTATCGTGCCCGAGCCCGTCGCGGTTGAAGCCGTCGTCGATCTGCCATGGAACGACCCGGTGGAGCCCGAAGTCGTTCAGCAGCCAGCCGTCGAGCCGGTGCTGGAAACAGCCGGCGAACAACCCGAATTGGCCCCGATGCCGTTGCCGACGCCTGACAGCGTTGTGCCGGACGCGCCGGAGTGGGCCGCTGCGCCTATCCCCGAGCCGTCCGTGGCCGACGTCGACGCCGCTACCCCGGGCATCGACTCCGACGACGAGCCGCCGCTGGACGAGGATTACATCGAGCCGGACATGGATTCGGCTTACAGCTACCTCGATGAACTGGCGAGTGAACATACTGCCGAACCAGCACCGGAGCCCGAGCCTGAGCCAGCCGCCATGCCTGCTACCGGCCTGGCCCTGCAATGGCTGGAGCTGTTCCCGAAACTGCCGATTTCCGGCATGACCGGCAGCATCGCCGCCAACTGCACGCTGATCTCCGTGGAGGGCGACCATTGGCTGATGCACCTGGATCCGGCCCACAGCGCCTTGTTCAACGCGACGCAGCAGCGTCGTCTCAACGATGCGTTGAACCAGTTTCACGGGCGCACGCTGACCCTGAGCATGGAGCTGATCAAGCCCGAGCAGGAAACCCCGGCCCAGGCTGCGTCCCGGCGCCGCGCCAACCGCCAGCGCGAGGCCGAGGAGTCGATTCACGGTGATCCGTTCATCCAGCAAATGATGCAGCAGTTCGGTGCGGTGGTCCGTAACGATACTATTGAACCTGTCGAAGCCCTGGCCAGTCAGGGCTAATAACTGAAGGCGTCCGGCCGCAAGGGCCGGGGCGCTGTTTTTATCCAAGTACTTTTGAGGTGATTCCCATGATGAAAGGTGGCATGGCCGGCCTGATGAAGCAGGCGCAGCAGATGCAGGAAAAAATGGCCAAGATGCAGGAAGAACTGGCCAACGCCGAAGTCACCGGTAAAGCCGGTGGCGATATGGTCACTGTGGTGATGACCGGTCGTCACGACGTCAAGCGCGTGACCATCGATCCAAGCCTGGTCGAAGGCCTGAGCGAAGATGACAAGGAAATGCTGGAGGCCGTGTTCGCCGCCGCTGTCAACGACGCCGTGCGCAAGATCGAAGCCAACAGCCAGGACAAAATGTCCGGTATGACCGCTGGCATGCAATTGCCACCGGGCATGAAACTGCCATTCTGATTCGCCAGGGCGCGTAGGATGAGCTAAAAAATGCCAGGCATTGCGCCTGGCATTTTTGTTTCTGCCTGATTTTGTAAATCCCTGTGGCGAGGGAGCTTGCTCCTCGCGGACCGGTCCGCGCTCGGGCGCAGCAGTCCCTTTTTTGAGGTCGCTTCGCGACCTGGCGGGAGCAAGCTCCCTCGCCACAATGAAAAGCAGAAACATCGAACGCGACACCGCCACAAAGGTCTGCTCCCCTATACCGCCGAATTCATCGATCAAAGGAGACGCTCACATGCCTGAAGCATTGACCCTCAACCAACGTATCGTTCTGGCCTCGCGCCCGGTGGGTGCACCGACGCCAGAGAATTTCCGCCTGGAACGGGAAGCGCTGCCGGACCTGGCCGACGGTCAGGTATTGCTCAAGACCCTGTTTCTGTCACTGGACCCCTACATGCGAGGGCGCATGAGTGACGCTCCGTCCTACGCGGCGCCGGTGGAAATCGACGAGGTGATGACCGGCGGGGCTGTCAGCCGGGTCGAGCGTTCGCTGAATCCCAAGTTTCACGAAGGTGATCTGGTCGTTGGCGCTACCGGGTGGCAGAGCCACAGCATCAGCGACGGCCGCAACATCATTCCGGTGCCGTCCGGGCTGCCGAGCCCATCGATGGCGCTGGGTGTGCTCGGCATGCCGGGCATGACCGCGTACATGGGGTTGATGGACATCGGCCAGCCCAAATCCGGCGAAACCCTGGTGGTCGCTGCGGCGTCCGGTGCCGTGGGTTCGGTGGTCGGCCAGGTGGCGAAGATCAAGGGCCTGCGTGTGGTCGGTGTGGCGGGTGGCGCGGACAAGTGCCGTTATGTGGTGGATGAGTTGGGCTTCGATGCCTGCATCGATCACAAGAGCCCCGACTTCGCCAATGACCTGGCGCTGGCGTGTCCCCAGGGCGTCGACATCTATTACGAGAACGTCGGTGGCAAGGTATTCGACGCGGTGGTGCCGTTGCTCAACCCCAAGGCTCGCATTCCGCTCTGTGGTTTGATCGCGTCGTACAACGCCCACGAAGCCCCGACCGGCCCGGATCGCCTGCCGCAATTGCAGCGCACGTTGTTGACCAAGCGTGTGCGCATCCAGGGGTTCATCGTCTTTGATGACTACGGTGATCGCCAGCCGGAGTTTGTCAGCGCCATGGCGCCGTGGGTGCGCGACGGCAAGGTAAAATTCCGTGAAGACGTGGTCGATGGTCTTGAGAACGCACCCGAGGCGTTCATCGGTCTGCTGGAAGGACGCAACTTCGGCAAACTGGTGGTGCGGGTCGCGCAGGACTGAATAATTGACGCTCATACGAGGCGCGGGTATAAACCGCGTCTCGTTGTTTTGTCGGACGTTTCCCCATGAGCTTCAGCCCTTTGATTCGCCAACTGATCGATGCCCTGCGAATTTTGCCAGGTGTCGGTCAGAAAACTGCCCAGCGCATGGCATTGCAACTGCTCGAACGTGATCGCAGCGGTGGCTCGCGCCTGGCGTCGGCGTTGAGCCAGGCCATGGAAGGCGTGGGGCACTGCCGTTTGTGCCGCACGCTGACCGAAGACGACCTGTGCCCGCAATGCGCCGATACCCGTCGCGACGACACCTTGCTGTGCGTGGTGGAAGGTCCGATGGACGTCTACGCGGTG
This DNA window, taken from Pseudomonas fluorescens NCIMB 11764, encodes the following:
- a CDS encoding zinc-binding metallopeptidase family protein — protein: MHRFFEQLSSRIAAPFIGERSRNSKVWHCRCGQSLFFRNSQCLACSAALGYQPEHSRLSSLQPGLHADTWILDADPDAGVFRRCANLDSPAACNWLLPANDHDALCIACSLNRTIPDLSIPENHERWRKVETAKRRLVAQLVSLGLQVIPKTVDEETGLAFDFMGVDLEGKPPTTGHANGLITLDIKEADDAHREQVRVQMHEPYRTLLGHFRHEVGHYYWDRLIASGQWLEPFRNLFGDERASYADALDRHYQQGAPLDWQQQFVSAYATMHPWEDWAETWAHYLHMMDAVDTALGFGMSARDMDFDYQPFPLDTLYDPQHPGGAAFLSFVNAWIELAGMLNELSRSMGQPDFYPFVLPLAVIAKLHFIHLVIQQEGGRADEVLAQ
- a CDS encoding helix-turn-helix domain-containing protein, with the translated sequence MQISSLGPAIRRYRKVAGLTQAELGEKTGFDPKTISRFETGTYTPSVEALFLLADVLDVKLKAFFADMGDEDEQRAYLFAVIHKATPKDLGKLIAAVDQALSKP
- a CDS encoding putative bifunctional diguanylate cyclase/phosphodiesterase: MDEKYRRAVDAAAIFSETDLTGRITYVNDQFCAVSGYSRDELLGQNHRLLNSGLHSADFFAGMWRTIALGNVWKGEICNRAKDGRLYWVESTLVPVLDDATGRIHRYLAIRFDISEKRQLLHSLQWRVGHDVLTGLPNRAFLSDLLDQALAFSREENIPLAVCMLDLDGFKAVNDGYGHASGDLLLVEVAKRLRDIVRSEDVVARLAGDEFVLVLRYVRDVPELRAALNRVLGAISAPYALQGKVLNVYASIGVTLFPHDNEDAETLLRHADQAMYVAKQSGRNRFHLFDVFRDQEVKATHQTVERVRQALAAGELRLYFQPKVNMRHGVVVGFEALLRWEHPQNGTVPAREFLPLVEETDLIIDIGEWVMDQVLLQLDRWQQAGQSWPISVHIAARHFQRADFVDRLSQVLARHARVAPQMLDLEIVESVAIENIQHVSACLQACQALGVQFSLGDFGTGYSSLSYLKRLRTQTIKIDKSFIRDILHDHDDLALTTAVIGLARAFGRQVIAEGLESIEHGERLLQLGCEVAQGYFIARPMPAAEVPEWVEGFVAPQQWRGA
- a CDS encoding substrate-binding periplasmic protein — encoded protein: MRLALGALLLMSLNVAAAETPLRFVVPDSWAMPMVQLERGQPTQGILHDVMVSLATQVGVPAEFHVLPRARVQGAMEHGEVDVRCYAAQSWLPNQSGNYLWSIPLWTQPDVLISRRQPQIAVTPANLPRQTIGTVLGYSYPTLQPLFDASHLLREDARNQEQVLEKLLAGRYRYAVSNQWTLDWFNQRLLPERQLQGVAVLQEQSVGCYVRNDPKVPVQRILRTLLRMKMSGEIDDIIRLYVGKP
- the dnaX gene encoding DNA polymerase III subunit gamma/tau gives rise to the protein MSYQVLARKWRPRSFREMVGQTHVLKALINALDSQRLHHAYLFTGTRGVGKTTIARIIAKCLNCETGITSTPCGECSVCREIDEGRFVDLIEIDAASRTKVEDTRELLDNVQYAPSRGRFKVYLIDEVHMLSSHSFNALLKTLEEPPPYVKFILATTDPQKLPATILSRCLQFSLKNMTPERVVEHLTHVLGVENVPFEDDALWLLGRAADGSMRDAMSLTDQAIAFGEGKVMAADVRAMLGTLDHGQVYDVLHALIEGDAKALLEAVRHLAEQGPDWNGVLSEILNVLHRVAIAQALPEGVDNGHGDRDRVLALAQALPAEDVQFYYQMGLIGRRDLPLAPDPRGGFEMVLLRMLAFRPADTEDAPRQPLKPVGISQATVDSANSVAAAPVVAAVVAAAVAPVAAAVAPAPAPAPAPVAPVVVPDPVIVPEPVAVEAVVDLPWNDPVEPEVVQQPAVEPVLETAGEQPELAPMPLPTPDSVVPDAPEWAAAPIPEPSVADVDAATPGIDSDDEPPLDEDYIEPDMDSAYSYLDELASEHTAEPAPEPEPEPAAMPATGLALQWLELFPKLPISGMTGSIAANCTLISVEGDHWLMHLDPAHSALFNATQQRRLNDALNQFHGRTLTLSMELIKPEQETPAQAASRRRANRQREAEESIHGDPFIQQMMQQFGAVVRNDTIEPVEALASQG
- a CDS encoding YbaB/EbfC family nucleoid-associated protein, producing the protein MMKGGMAGLMKQAQQMQEKMAKMQEELANAEVTGKAGGDMVTVVMTGRHDVKRVTIDPSLVEGLSEDDKEMLEAVFAAAVNDAVRKIEANSQDKMSGMTAGMQLPPGMKLPF
- a CDS encoding NADP-dependent oxidoreductase, with protein sequence MPEALTLNQRIVLASRPVGAPTPENFRLEREALPDLADGQVLLKTLFLSLDPYMRGRMSDAPSYAAPVEIDEVMTGGAVSRVERSLNPKFHEGDLVVGATGWQSHSISDGRNIIPVPSGLPSPSMALGVLGMPGMTAYMGLMDIGQPKSGETLVVAAASGAVGSVVGQVAKIKGLRVVGVAGGADKCRYVVDELGFDACIDHKSPDFANDLALACPQGVDIYYENVGGKVFDAVVPLLNPKARIPLCGLIASYNAHEAPTGPDRLPQLQRTLLTKRVRIQGFIVFDDYGDRQPEFVSAMAPWVRDGKVKFREDVVDGLENAPEAFIGLLEGRNFGKLVVRVAQD